The following proteins come from a genomic window of Nocardioides albertanoniae:
- a CDS encoding aspartate/glutamate racemase family protein, translating to MRRIGVLGGMSWESTAEYYRLLNEIAAERLGGLHSADLLVRSVDFADIEEMQAAGDWERAGVRLAEEAATLHAAGAEIIVLATNTMHKVAQAMEQAYGDRFLHLADTTAAAVKAAGVRRVGLLGTGFTMSQPFYADRLRGHGLDVAVPGAADQETVHRIIYEELCRGAFLDSSRQAYVEVIDRLVADGCEGVILGCTEIELLLPMESSGGVRLFPTTRLHCEAAVEAALSS from the coding sequence ATGCGACGGATCGGCGTGCTGGGCGGGATGAGCTGGGAGTCGACGGCGGAGTACTACCGCCTGCTCAACGAGATCGCGGCCGAGCGGCTCGGTGGGTTGCACTCGGCCGACCTGCTCGTACGCTCGGTCGACTTCGCCGACATCGAGGAGATGCAGGCTGCCGGCGACTGGGAGCGGGCGGGGGTCCGACTCGCCGAGGAGGCGGCGACGCTCCATGCCGCGGGGGCCGAGATCATCGTGCTGGCCACCAACACGATGCACAAGGTCGCCCAGGCGATGGAGCAGGCGTACGGCGATCGCTTCCTGCACCTGGCAGACACGACGGCGGCAGCGGTGAAGGCGGCGGGAGTGCGGCGCGTCGGGCTCCTCGGCACCGGGTTCACGATGTCGCAGCCGTTCTACGCCGACCGGCTTCGCGGGCATGGGCTCGACGTCGCGGTGCCCGGCGCGGCCGACCAGGAGACGGTGCACCGGATCATCTACGAAGAGCTCTGCCGGGGTGCGTTCCTGGACAGCTCCCGGCAGGCGTACGTCGAGGTCATCGACCGGCTCGTCGCCGACGGGTGCGAGGGGGTGATCCTCGGGTGCACCGAGATCGAGCTGCTGCTGCCGATGGAGTCCTCTGGAGGCGTGCGGCTGTTCCCGACGACACGGCTGCACTGCGAGGCAGCGGTCGAGGCGGCACTGAGCTCGTAG
- a CDS encoding GNAT family N-acetyltransferase, whose translation MIETRPDPLEKAAWPLLTERLVIRRFEPADIEPTWAFRSLPEVAEWVTTEFPDVHAYRRVFEHPEVAQSALVIERDGAIVGDLMLRVTDPWSQTEVREQAIGTQAELGWTLAPAHQGSGYATEAVRAVLDVCFGSLGLRRVIAECFADNSASWRLMERLGMRREGHTVKESLHRSRGWLDGLSYAILAEEWAAARR comes from the coding sequence ATGATCGAGACCCGACCGGATCCGCTCGAGAAGGCCGCGTGGCCGCTGCTCACCGAGCGTCTCGTCATCCGCCGTTTCGAGCCCGCCGACATCGAGCCGACCTGGGCGTTCCGGAGCCTTCCCGAGGTGGCCGAGTGGGTGACGACCGAGTTCCCCGACGTCCACGCCTACCGACGGGTCTTCGAGCACCCCGAGGTGGCGCAGAGCGCCCTGGTCATCGAGCGCGACGGCGCCATCGTGGGTGACCTGATGCTGCGCGTCACCGATCCGTGGTCGCAGACCGAGGTGCGCGAGCAGGCCATCGGCACCCAGGCCGAGCTCGGCTGGACCCTGGCGCCCGCCCACCAGGGCAGCGGCTACGCCACCGAGGCGGTGCGCGCGGTGCTCGATGTCTGCTTCGGCTCCCTGGGGCTGCGCCGCGTCATCGCCGAGTGCTTCGCCGACAACTCGGCCTCCTGGCGCCTGATGGAGCGCCTCGGGATGCGCCGCGAGGGCCACACCGTCAAGGAGTCGCTGCACCGTTCGCGCGGCTGGCTCGACGGTCTCTCCTACGCGATCCTCGCCGAGGAGTGGGCCGCGGCCAGGCGCTAA
- a CDS encoding HelD family protein — MPLDAPVDETAAEDELDAERAHLDASRQDLARMRRKVESLDSTDAGNWVSAEILDATLARRLEQLADDPDIPLFFGRIDRTAAAGAESFHVGRRHISDGAGDPMVVDWRAPVSVPFYRASRTEPMGLSLRRRYGFSHGELTAYEDESLAEPAPAEEHSAILDAEIERPRTGPMRDIVATIQPEQDMLVRADLSQTIVVQGAPGTGKTAVGLHRAAFLLYAHRDQLTRRGVLIIGPNASFLRYIRDVLPALGEIQAKQATIAELVSAHGKLRADEPASVATLKGDVRMAEVLRRAVWSHVGEPEEALVVPRGSRRWRVPSYEAREAVEGLLANDLRYSAGRALLPRALAHRVLVQMERSGDSPDDRVHDAVARAKPVKDYAAALWPDLKPARVLFTLFSSPERLAEVADGILSQAEQEMLVWEKPPRSAGTARWTLADLVLLDEITDLLERTPSVAHIVADEAQDLSAMMLRALGRRSTTGSLTILGDLAQATTPWASRSWSEALAHLGKAEGHVEQLTRGFRVPADVIAYAARLLPHIAPDLDPPVAVRRSRGDLGFTSAPLVDAVEPVLDRLGSVGLIVPDAELAAARTELAAAGLSFAEIALDELSVGEEETEFDAHLDLVPASLAKGLEFDHVIVSDPAAIVAGEPDRATGLRRLYVCLTRAVSSLVVRHDGDLPEELGAEELSSVPDTLVRG, encoded by the coding sequence ATGCCCCTAGACGCTCCCGTGGACGAGACCGCCGCCGAGGACGAGCTCGACGCTGAGCGGGCCCATCTGGACGCATCGCGCCAGGACCTGGCCCGGATGCGCCGGAAGGTGGAGTCGCTGGACTCCACCGACGCCGGCAACTGGGTCAGCGCCGAGATCCTCGACGCGACCCTCGCGCGGCGGCTCGAGCAGCTGGCCGACGACCCGGACATCCCGTTGTTCTTCGGCCGCATCGACCGGACGGCTGCCGCGGGAGCGGAGAGCTTCCACGTCGGCCGCCGTCACATCTCCGACGGCGCCGGCGACCCGATGGTGGTCGACTGGCGCGCTCCGGTCAGCGTGCCGTTCTATCGCGCCTCGCGCACCGAGCCGATGGGCCTGAGCCTGCGGCGACGCTACGGGTTCTCCCACGGCGAGCTGACGGCGTACGAAGACGAGTCGCTCGCCGAGCCCGCTCCCGCCGAGGAGCACTCGGCGATCCTCGACGCCGAGATCGAGCGGCCCCGCACCGGGCCGATGCGCGACATCGTGGCGACCATCCAGCCCGAGCAGGACATGCTCGTGCGTGCCGACCTGTCCCAGACGATCGTCGTGCAGGGTGCGCCGGGCACCGGCAAGACGGCCGTCGGGCTGCACCGCGCGGCCTTCCTCCTCTACGCGCACCGCGACCAGCTCACCCGGCGCGGGGTGCTGATCATCGGCCCCAACGCCTCGTTCCTGCGCTACATCCGTGACGTCCTGCCCGCGCTCGGCGAGATCCAGGCCAAGCAGGCGACGATCGCCGAGCTGGTCTCCGCGCACGGCAAGCTCCGCGCGGACGAGCCCGCGTCGGTGGCGACGCTGAAGGGCGACGTACGCATGGCCGAGGTGCTCCGCCGCGCGGTCTGGTCCCACGTCGGTGAGCCCGAGGAGGCCCTGGTCGTCCCGCGCGGGTCACGGCGCTGGCGGGTTCCCTCCTACGAGGCCCGGGAGGCGGTCGAGGGGCTGCTGGCCAACGACCTGCGCTACTCCGCCGGGCGGGCGCTGCTCCCCCGCGCCCTCGCCCACCGGGTGCTTGTCCAGATGGAGCGCTCGGGCGACTCCCCCGACGACCGGGTGCACGACGCGGTGGCGCGCGCCAAGCCGGTCAAGGACTACGCCGCTGCGCTGTGGCCGGATCTCAAGCCGGCCCGGGTGCTGTTCACGCTGTTCAGCTCGCCCGAGCGGCTGGCGGAGGTCGCCGACGGCATCCTGTCGCAGGCCGAGCAGGAGATGCTGGTCTGGGAGAAGCCGCCGCGCTCGGCCGGCACCGCCCGCTGGACGCTGGCCGACCTGGTGCTCCTCGACGAGATCACCGACCTGCTCGAGCGCACCCCCTCGGTGGCCCACATCGTCGCCGACGAGGCCCAGGACCTCTCCGCGATGATGCTGCGCGCGCTCGGCCGCCGCTCGACCACGGGGTCGCTGACGATCCTGGGCGACCTGGCGCAGGCGACGACACCGTGGGCGTCGAGATCGTGGTCGGAGGCGCTGGCGCATCTCGGCAAGGCCGAGGGTCATGTCGAGCAGCTGACGCGTGGATTCCGGGTGCCGGCCGACGTGATCGCGTACGCCGCCCGCCTCCTGCCCCACATCGCCCCCGACCTCGACCCGCCGGTGGCGGTGCGCCGCTCGCGAGGTGATCTCGGCTTCACCTCCGCGCCGCTCGTCGACGCCGTCGAGCCGGTGCTCGACCGTCTGGGTTCGGTCGGGCTGATCGTGCCCGACGCGGAGCTGGCCGCGGCCCGCACCGAGCTCGCCGCAGCCGGGCTCTCGTTCGCCGAGATCGCCCTCGATGAGCTCAGCGTCGGCGAGGAGGAGACCGAGTTCGACGCCCATCTCGACCTGGTGCCCGCCTCGCTGGCCAAGGGCCTCGAGTTCGACCACGTGATCGTCTCCGACCCGGCCGCGATCGTGGCCGGTGAACCCGACCGTGCCACCGGCCTGCGCCGTCTCTACGTCTGCCTCACCCGTGCGGTCTCGTCGCTGGTCGTACGCCATGACGGCGACCTCCCTGAAGAGCTCGGCGCCGAAGAACTCAGTAGCGTCCCGGATACGTTGGTGCGAGGCTGA
- a CDS encoding MFS transporter — MTGVTHAGSIRGVISGPGVARTFAFAMVGRLTYGLLPLCLLFTIRESSGSFAVAAASSAALGFATLAMPIQARLIDRFGQRRVLPPYAACYSALLITVGVLAGDSRPDIFWVATGLLLGLSAPALGPSMRAQWREIAAEGPPRRIAYSLDSIAEESLYLIGPLSASVVLATGPARLGLLLAAGLVVVGTAGLATSAYVPVPASDAAVVQSRKPHAGILRRPGLAPLLMAMAMTGAAGAACFVGVAAIADGAGTPSAVGVVEAGMAVGAIFGGLAWARLRRDPPWAFALVLLLLTSAAAQVGAAIAAPELIVVGVILIAVGAVAAPVFVVAFTGADSLVTPERRTEASTWVNTALNGGNALGTALGGLVLTIGAAAPFGFAACLTTLATGTALALASRARRRVPA, encoded by the coding sequence ATGACCGGCGTTACCCACGCCGGGAGCATCCGCGGCGTCATTTCTGGCCCCGGCGTAGCGCGCACTTTCGCGTTCGCCATGGTCGGTCGACTGACCTACGGGCTGCTCCCACTCTGCCTGCTTTTCACTATCCGCGAGTCCTCAGGCTCCTTCGCGGTGGCCGCCGCGTCTTCGGCTGCCTTGGGGTTTGCCACGCTCGCCATGCCGATCCAGGCGCGCTTGATCGACCGCTTCGGTCAGCGACGCGTCCTTCCCCCCTATGCCGCCTGCTACTCCGCGCTGCTCATCACCGTAGGAGTGCTGGCCGGCGATAGCCGGCCCGACATCTTCTGGGTGGCAACGGGGCTCCTCCTCGGCTTGAGTGCGCCAGCCTTAGGCCCCTCGATGCGGGCTCAGTGGCGTGAGATCGCCGCCGAAGGGCCACCCCGACGCATCGCCTACTCGCTCGACTCCATTGCCGAGGAGTCGCTGTATCTGATAGGTCCGCTGTCTGCCAGCGTGGTGCTCGCCACTGGCCCTGCGCGACTGGGCCTCCTGCTGGCAGCAGGCCTTGTCGTGGTCGGAACGGCGGGACTGGCTACCTCCGCGTACGTCCCTGTCCCGGCGTCGGACGCAGCCGTTGTTCAGAGTCGCAAGCCACACGCCGGAATCCTGAGACGGCCAGGACTGGCGCCCCTCCTGATGGCTATGGCGATGACCGGCGCTGCTGGGGCGGCCTGCTTTGTCGGCGTAGCAGCGATCGCTGACGGCGCCGGTACACCGAGCGCGGTAGGAGTCGTTGAGGCCGGCATGGCTGTCGGCGCGATCTTCGGGGGTTTGGCTTGGGCCCGACTCCGACGAGACCCACCGTGGGCTTTCGCGCTCGTCCTCCTGCTGCTGACCTCGGCCGCGGCCCAAGTCGGGGCAGCGATCGCCGCGCCCGAGCTCATAGTCGTGGGCGTCATCCTCATCGCCGTCGGCGCGGTAGCGGCACCGGTGTTCGTGGTCGCCTTCACCGGCGCCGACAGCCTTGTGACGCCCGAACGGCGCACGGAAGCCTCGACGTGGGTGAACACCGCGCTGAATGGAGGCAATGCGCTCGGAACAGCACTCGGAGGTCTCGTGCTCACGATCGGCGCCGCCGCGCCCTTCGGGTTTGCGGCCTGTCTCACAACGCTGGCGACCGGCACGGCCTTGGCTCTAGCTTCCAGAGCACGCCGTCGTGTTCCCGCCTAG
- a CDS encoding ABC transporter ATP-binding protein: MGEELMVSAQGLRKSFGDFEAVRGIDVSVRPGVAYGFLGPNGAGKSSTMRMICCVSPASAGELRVFGMDPAKDGPKIKARLGVCPQEDTLDVELNVYDNLYVYGRYFGLPRAEVKGRIEELLDFVQLTEKAKAKVDDLSGGMKRRLTIARSLINRPEILVLDEPTTGLDPQARHVIWDRLFRLKQAGVTLLLTTHYMDEAEQLCDELVVMDQGRIVAHGTPLGLIREHSTREVAELRFGVGEHEALAAKVEDLAERVEVLPDRLLLYSDDGEGVIEAVHGRNLSPVATLVRRSSLEDVFLHLTGRTLVD, from the coding sequence GTGGGTGAAGAGCTGATGGTCTCGGCGCAGGGGCTGCGCAAGTCGTTCGGCGACTTCGAGGCGGTGCGTGGCATCGACGTCTCGGTGCGGCCGGGGGTGGCGTACGGCTTCCTCGGGCCCAACGGCGCGGGGAAGTCCTCGACGATGCGGATGATCTGCTGCGTCTCGCCGGCGAGCGCGGGAGAGCTGCGGGTCTTCGGGATGGACCCGGCCAAGGACGGGCCGAAGATCAAGGCGCGCCTCGGGGTGTGCCCGCAGGAGGACACCCTCGACGTCGAGCTCAACGTCTACGACAACCTCTACGTCTACGGCCGCTACTTCGGGCTGCCGCGGGCCGAGGTCAAGGGCCGGATCGAGGAGCTGCTCGACTTCGTGCAGCTCACCGAGAAGGCCAAGGCGAAGGTCGACGACCTCTCCGGCGGGATGAAGCGTCGGCTCACGATCGCCCGCAGCCTGATCAACCGGCCCGAGATCCTCGTGCTCGACGAGCCGACCACGGGGCTCGACCCCCAGGCCCGCCACGTCATCTGGGACCGGCTCTTCCGGCTCAAGCAGGCGGGCGTCACCCTGCTGCTGACCACGCACTACATGGACGAGGCCGAGCAGCTCTGCGACGAGCTGGTCGTGATGGACCAGGGCCGGATCGTGGCTCACGGCACCCCGCTGGGGCTGATCCGCGAGCACTCCACACGTGAGGTCGCCGAGCTCCGCTTCGGGGTCGGCGAGCACGAGGCGCTGGCCGCCAAGGTCGAGGACCTCGCCGAGCGCGTCGAGGTGCTGCCCGACCGGCTGCTGCTCTACAGCGACGACGGTGAGGGTGTCATCGAGGCCGTCCACGGCCGCAACCTGTCGCCGGTGGCCACCCTCGTGCGCCGCTCGTCGCTGGAAGACGTCTTCCTGCACCTCACCGGCCGGACGCTGGTGGACTGA
- a CDS encoding ABC transporter permease codes for MRTATPPTAPSGTVAGALRMWDYWLTVLARTWKGGVITTFVTPFFYVLALGVLLGGFVQADPATLEGADSYLAFVAPGMVAAHAMTIAFSEMTYPVYGMVKWQRIYFSMIASPLTAAHIVLAQLGFLMLRTLFACGVFLLVLAPFGVFESWWGALVAWLVQGLVVLAFGTPVLLFSLSIKGEESFALIFRLGMIPLTLFSGTFFPVANLGPVLEKVAMASPLWQGVDLTRMLALGEIDWLAAAVHVVYLGLLAGVCWWLAVRRLGERLVS; via the coding sequence ATGCGAACGGCCACCCCGCCGACGGCTCCGTCGGGCACGGTCGCGGGCGCGCTGCGGATGTGGGACTACTGGCTCACCGTGCTGGCGCGCACCTGGAAGGGCGGGGTGATCACGACCTTCGTGACGCCGTTCTTCTACGTGCTCGCGCTGGGGGTGCTGCTCGGCGGCTTCGTGCAGGCCGATCCGGCGACGCTGGAGGGCGCCGACTCCTATCTGGCGTTCGTCGCGCCGGGGATGGTCGCGGCCCACGCGATGACGATCGCCTTCTCCGAGATGACCTATCCCGTCTACGGCATGGTCAAGTGGCAGCGGATCTACTTCTCGATGATCGCCTCGCCGCTGACCGCCGCCCACATCGTGCTGGCCCAGCTGGGCTTCCTGATGCTGCGTACGCTGTTCGCCTGCGGCGTGTTCCTGCTCGTGCTGGCTCCCTTCGGAGTCTTCGAGTCGTGGTGGGGAGCGCTGGTGGCCTGGCTGGTGCAGGGCCTGGTCGTGCTGGCCTTCGGCACCCCGGTGCTGCTGTTCTCGCTCTCGATCAAGGGCGAGGAGTCGTTCGCGCTGATCTTCCGGCTCGGGATGATCCCGCTCACGCTGTTCTCCGGCACCTTCTTCCCGGTCGCCAACCTCGGGCCGGTGCTGGAGAAGGTCGCGATGGCCTCACCGCTGTGGCAGGGCGTCGACCTCACCCGGATGCTCGCGCTGGGTGAGATCGACTGGCTGGCCGCCGCGGTGCACGTGGTCTATCTCGGGCTTCTCGCCGGCGTCTGCTGGTGGCTCGCGGTGCGCAGGCTGGGCGAGAGGCTGGTCTCCTGA
- a CDS encoding ABC transporter permease has protein sequence MALFNAALGATVARPLRGSEAARLLLWRNVMVYRRAWLVFITGFLEPVFYLLSIGIGVGAMVVGFEYAGRPVDYREFVAPGMIAASAMNGSLLDATFNFFFKLKYNKLYDQMLATPLRTVDIAIGEILWNQLRSGIYVTAFLLIMVAMDLVHSWWAVLVVPAALLIGTAFGAVGMALTTYMSSWQDFEKITLAMMPMFLFSATFFPVTAYPGWLRWIVELTPLYRGVVLCRDLTLGVPSWGALVSVVYLLAFGAVGLVVVRRRLDKLLLT, from the coding sequence ATGGCTCTCTTCAACGCCGCCCTCGGCGCCACCGTCGCCCGGCCTCTGCGAGGCAGCGAGGCCGCCCGGCTGCTGCTGTGGCGCAACGTCATGGTCTATCGACGCGCCTGGCTGGTGTTCATCACCGGCTTCCTCGAGCCGGTCTTCTACCTGCTCTCGATCGGCATCGGCGTGGGCGCGATGGTGGTCGGTTTCGAGTACGCCGGGAGGCCGGTCGACTATCGCGAGTTCGTCGCGCCCGGCATGATCGCGGCCTCGGCGATGAACGGGTCGCTGCTCGACGCGACCTTCAACTTCTTCTTCAAGCTGAAGTACAACAAGCTCTACGACCAGATGCTGGCCACGCCGCTGCGCACCGTCGACATCGCGATCGGCGAGATCCTCTGGAACCAGCTGCGCAGCGGCATCTACGTCACCGCGTTCCTGCTGATCATGGTGGCGATGGACCTGGTGCACTCCTGGTGGGCGGTGCTGGTCGTGCCGGCGGCGCTGCTGATCGGCACGGCCTTCGGCGCCGTGGGCATGGCCCTGACCACCTACATGAGCTCCTGGCAGGACTTCGAGAAGATCACGCTCGCGATGATGCCGATGTTCCTCTTCTCCGCCACCTTCTTCCCGGTCACCGCCTACCCCGGCTGGCTGCGCTGGATCGTCGAGCTGACCCCGCTCTACCGGGGCGTGGTGCTCTGTCGCGACCTGACGCTCGGGGTGCCGTCCTGGGGTGCGCTGGTCTCGGTGGTCTACCTGCTCGCCTTCGGGGCGGTCGGCCTCGTCGTGGTCCGGCGCCGCCTCGACAAGCTGCTGCTCACCTGA
- a CDS encoding class I SAM-dependent methyltransferase: protein MTYDAPAEAGPEAIHPEPDTKDWTWILDRPCPECGFVAGSVTADQLPELIRDNATYWEIYLAADNARERPRPAVWSSLEYAAHVRDVHRLFAERVELMLTEHEPSFANWDQDATARDSDYAAQDPEAVADELMDAADLAAATYEKVPPDAWGRRGVRSNGDVFSVETLGRYHLHDAVHHLWDVRAAAKRATVAAYDASVATYVQATSFSEQTRSVLDRFLAELETGDHVLEIGSGPGHDAKALEAGGVRVRRTDITEGFVAHLRKQGFAAACLDPLSDDLRDPVHPDVPYAAVWASATLLHVARDDFGTVLGRLAAVTRPGGTLHVSLKEGDGEEWTNRGHVEAPRLFVYWREPALRTALEEAGWEVLEVGHADGRLGDVWLDVLARRRG, encoded by the coding sequence ATGACGTACGACGCGCCTGCCGAAGCGGGGCCCGAGGCGATCCATCCCGAGCCCGACACCAAGGACTGGACCTGGATCCTCGATCGGCCCTGCCCCGAGTGCGGCTTCGTCGCTGGGTCGGTGACGGCCGACCAGCTCCCGGAGCTGATCCGTGACAACGCGACCTACTGGGAGATCTATCTCGCTGCCGACAACGCGCGAGAGCGGCCGCGCCCGGCGGTGTGGTCGTCGCTGGAGTACGCGGCACACGTGCGCGACGTCCACCGCCTCTTCGCCGAGCGTGTCGAGCTGATGCTCACCGAGCACGAGCCGAGCTTCGCCAACTGGGACCAGGACGCCACCGCACGCGACTCCGACTACGCCGCCCAGGACCCCGAAGCCGTCGCCGACGAGCTGATGGACGCCGCCGACCTGGCCGCCGCGACCTACGAGAAGGTGCCGCCTGATGCCTGGGGTCGCCGCGGGGTGCGGTCCAACGGTGACGTGTTCAGCGTCGAGACGCTGGGCCGCTACCACCTCCACGACGCGGTCCACCACCTGTGGGACGTGCGTGCCGCCGCGAAGCGGGCGACGGTGGCGGCCTATGACGCCAGCGTCGCGACGTACGTCCAGGCCACGTCGTTCTCGGAGCAGACCCGCTCGGTGCTCGACCGGTTCCTCGCCGAGCTCGAGACGGGCGACCACGTGCTCGAGATCGGTTCAGGGCCCGGTCATGACGCGAAGGCGCTCGAGGCCGGGGGAGTGCGGGTGCGGCGCACCGACATCACCGAGGGATTCGTGGCACACCTGCGCAAGCAGGGCTTCGCCGCGGCCTGCCTCGACCCGCTCAGCGACGACCTGCGTGACCCGGTCCACCCTGACGTGCCCTACGCCGCGGTCTGGGCCTCGGCGACGCTGCTCCACGTGGCCCGCGACGACTTCGGCACGGTGCTCGGCCGGCTCGCCGCGGTCACCCGCCCCGGCGGCACACTGCACGTCTCGCTGAAGGAGGGCGACGGCGAGGAGTGGACCAACCGCGGCCACGTCGAGGCGCCCCGACTCTTCGTCTACTGGCGTGAGCCCGCGCTGCGCACCGCGCTGGAGGAGGCCGGTTGGGAGGTGCTCGAGGTCGGGCACGCCGACGGTCGGCTCGGTGACGTCTGGCTCGACGTGCTCGCGCGTCGGCGGGGCTGA
- a CDS encoding DUF3046 domain-containing protein, with product MRHTEFWTRMDEALGAGYSRAWARQFVMGDLGGRTAQEALDDGISPKEVWAAVWKALELPARER from the coding sequence ATGAGGCACACGGAGTTCTGGACCCGGATGGATGAGGCGCTCGGCGCCGGCTACTCGCGAGCCTGGGCGCGCCAGTTCGTGATGGGCGATCTCGGCGGTCGCACCGCCCAGGAGGCGCTCGACGACGGCATCTCGCCCAAGGAGGTATGGGCCGCGGTCTGGAAGGCTCTGGAGCTGCCGGCGCGCGAGCGATGA
- a CDS encoding MFS transporter yields MTSEVAVPASTAAVQKRTILTLVATQAVGAMGITIGIATASLLARDLSGSESMAGLSQTTQVLGAAVAAYVLGRVMDARGRRFGLMSGYLLGAAGGLLAVLAGVVGSMTLLLVGAVLLGATTAANNGARYAATDLAPARSRARALSIVVWATTFGAVVGPNLTGLAELFTDAVGIPVLTGPFALGSVAMLAAALVVGVFLRPDPLLVAREGAPSVQKAPGTSWRRALAVIRERPALAAAVAGQAAAHATMVAVMVMTPLHMEHGGAGLEVIGLVISAHVLGMFAFAPLGGWLADRVGRADVMALGGGVLLVALVLCAAAPQGSSARIFVGLFMLGFGWSLATIAAATSVADHTPIEVRADVQGTADLIMGVAAAAAGAVSGVVVDVAGYPALAFGAIALVAVLFGAAYVARRSA; encoded by the coding sequence ATGACCTCGGAGGTGGCCGTCCCGGCCTCGACCGCCGCGGTGCAGAAGCGCACGATCCTCACCCTGGTCGCCACCCAGGCGGTCGGCGCGATGGGCATCACCATCGGCATCGCGACCGCGTCGCTGCTGGCGCGTGACCTGTCCGGCTCGGAGTCGATGGCAGGCCTCTCCCAGACGACCCAGGTGCTGGGTGCCGCGGTGGCGGCGTACGTCCTGGGGCGGGTGATGGACGCGCGCGGACGCCGCTTCGGGCTGATGTCGGGCTACCTGCTCGGGGCTGCCGGTGGGCTGCTGGCGGTGCTGGCGGGCGTGGTCGGGTCGATGACGCTGCTGCTGGTCGGAGCCGTCCTGCTGGGTGCGACCACGGCGGCCAACAACGGCGCGCGGTACGCCGCGACCGATCTCGCCCCGGCGAGGAGCCGCGCGCGGGCGCTGTCGATCGTGGTCTGGGCGACGACGTTCGGCGCGGTGGTCGGGCCCAACCTCACCGGGCTCGCCGAGCTCTTCACCGATGCGGTCGGCATCCCGGTGCTCACCGGGCCGTTCGCGCTCGGCTCGGTCGCGATGCTTGCCGCGGCGCTGGTCGTCGGCGTCTTCCTGAGGCCCGACCCGCTGCTGGTCGCCCGTGAAGGAGCCCCGTCGGTGCAGAAGGCGCCGGGCACGAGCTGGCGCCGGGCGCTCGCGGTGATCCGGGAGCGCCCGGCGCTGGCGGCCGCTGTCGCCGGCCAGGCGGCGGCCCACGCGACGATGGTGGCGGTGATGGTGATGACCCCGCTGCACATGGAGCACGGCGGGGCCGGCCTGGAGGTCATCGGGCTGGTGATCAGCGCCCACGTGCTCGGCATGTTCGCCTTCGCGCCTCTCGGCGGCTGGCTCGCCGACCGCGTCGGCCGGGCCGACGTGATGGCGCTCGGCGGCGGTGTGCTCCTGGTGGCGCTGGTGCTGTGCGCCGCGGCGCCCCAGGGCAGCTCGGCGCGGATCTTCGTCGGCCTGTTCATGCTCGGGTTCGGATGGTCGCTGGCGACGATCGCGGCCGCCACCTCCGTCGCCGACCACACCCCGATCGAGGTGCGTGCCGACGTGCAGGGCACCGCCGACCTGATCATGGGCGTCGCCGCTGCCGCTGCCGGAGCGGTCTCGGGAGTCGTCGTCGACGTCGCCGGTTATCCGGCGCTCGCCTTCGGCGCGATCGCGCTGGTCGCGGTGCTCTTCGGCGCTGCGTACGTCGCGCGTCGATCGGCCTGA
- a CDS encoding DUF305 domain-containing protein encodes MRTQRPLIRATWAAAGMAALLALSACGGGEEAEKPQKLSATEHNAADVAFATDMIPHHAQAMSMVDLTRGRDLDPEVQKLADAISAAQSPEIETMSRWLQEWGEDVPSTMRDHVNGGHEGHSDDEGSMSDSMGDMDHDMPGMMSADDMDALEDASDAEFGDMWLEMMVEHHEGAIEMAETEQNEGRFKPAVELAGSIIESQSSEIDTMEKLLH; translated from the coding sequence ATGCGTACGCAACGACCCCTCATCCGCGCCACTTGGGCGGCGGCCGGCATGGCCGCGCTCCTGGCCCTGTCGGCCTGCGGAGGCGGCGAGGAGGCCGAGAAGCCCCAGAAGCTCTCGGCGACCGAGCACAACGCCGCCGACGTCGCCTTCGCGACGGACATGATCCCCCACCACGCCCAGGCGATGTCGATGGTCGACCTGACCCGCGGGCGCGACCTCGACCCCGAGGTGCAGAAGCTCGCCGACGCGATCAGCGCCGCCCAGAGCCCGGAGATCGAGACCATGTCGCGCTGGCTCCAGGAGTGGGGCGAGGACGTGCCCTCGACGATGCGCGATCACGTCAACGGTGGCCACGAGGGTCACAGCGACGACGAGGGCAGCATGTCCGACTCGATGGGCGACATGGACCACGACATGCCCGGGATGATGTCGGCCGACGACATGGACGCCCTCGAGGACGCCTCCGACGCCGAGTTCGGCGACATGTGGCTGGAGATGATGGTCGAGCACCACGAGGGTGCGATCGAGATGGCCGAGACCGAGCAGAACGAGGGCCGGTTCAAGCCCGCCGTCGAGCTGGCCGGCAGCATCATCGAGTCTCAGTCGAGCGAGATCGACACCATGGAGAAGCTTCTCCACTGA